The following coding sequences are from one Sander lucioperca isolate FBNREF2018 chromosome 2, SLUC_FBN_1.2, whole genome shotgun sequence window:
- the polk gene encoding DNA polymerase kappa, which yields MENGVNNSKGEGFLSRMALNDNKAGMEGLDRDKINKIIMESSKGSRFYENELKREQQVNQRIEKMMLQKAQITEQQLKKAQAEVERMATELERSRDLSRVIVHVDMDAFYAAVEIRDCPELKDKPMAVGSMSMLSTSNYHARKYGVRAAMPGFIAKKLCPNLVIVPTNFAKYRAVSGEVREIFAEYDPHFQSVSLDEAYLDFTDHLEQRQSWPESLRTHRFHASSTATGEEQIKLPQEAVPEEKDLSPVLFDDSPSSSPCLSGPEGVGAAGGAFEVFGTSVEEAVREMRFRIEQKTMLTASAGIAPNMMLAKVCSDKNKPNGQYRLPSTREAVMDFVQNLPVRKVSGIGKVSEKMLNALGISSCSHLGQQMGLLSLLFSETAWHHLLQVSLGLGSTFIPRHEERKSMSTERTFKELSKVEEQLSLCRELCEDVAEDMKEEGLKGKTVTLKLKNVSFEVKTRALTLPYAVATVDEIFAVAKDLLKTEIDNESPQPLRLRLMGVRISAFVSSDDKKPLQRSIIGFLQPGKTDSSGSSQGMNQKLDKEHLSNHSFQTGPLACLPLVQKCQRQEEVPRQTCDQPKQSFFQRAHAKRLQLQAANASTQEEGLGEKAFVITYTDTCAQKGVESSTKANKSNCTASDLSENDYVSPIEAHASTSGCGATVSESLTCPVCFRQVETTDLNVFNRHIDQCLSDASIKPNQWTVFDTESDLDLENHQKECEEVESNRVPPQEDQHSLENDSLQTVLLINGDNKTATSSQPQSHNDKGPILICPVCQLSQDSDDLTIFNHHVDLCLNREVLHELGGQTLSPINPPSVINSKALDRGRLLPTQASKGKTKRRDSPSSPPSKKAKGLGPRNTIDKFFR from the exons GGATCTAGGTTTTATGAGAATGAGCtgaagagagagcagcaggtGAACCAGCGCATTGAGAAAATGATGCTACAAAAGGCACAGATCACAGAACAACAGTTAAAGAAAGCACAGGCTGAG GTAGAGAGGATGGCCACCGAGCTGGAGAGAAGTCGTGATCTCAGCCGTGTGATTGTACATGTGGACATGGATGCTTTCTACGCTGCTGTGGAGATAAGAGACTGTCCTGAGCTGAAGGACAAGCCCATGGCTGTAGGATCCATGAGCATGCTG TCAACATCTAACTACCATGCCAGGAAGTACGGGGTCCGAGCTGCCATGCCTGGCTTCATTGCAAAGAAACTCTGCCCCAACTTAGTTATTGTTCCAACCAACTTCGCTAAATACAGAGCTGTGAGTGGTGAG GTCCGGGAGATTTTTGCAGAGTATGACCCTCATTTCCAGTCAGTGAGCCTGGATGAAGCCTATCTGGATTTTACAGACCACCTGGAACAGAGGCAGAGCTGGCCAGAATCCTTGCGTACACATCGCTTCCACGCCAGCAGCACCGCTACAG GTGAAGAGCAGATTAAGCTTCCCCAGGAGGCAGTGCCAGAGGAGAAAGACCTCTCTCCGGTCCTGTTTGACGACAGCCCGAGCTCTTCTCCCTGCTTGTCGGGCCCTGAAGGTGTCGGTGCTGCTGGTGGTGCGTTCGAGGTGTTTGGGACGTCTGTTGAGGAGGCTGTGAGAGAGATGCGCTTCCGCATTGAACAGAAGACCATGCTGACTGCCAGTGCAG GAATTGCTCCAAACATGATGCTTGCCAAGGTGTGCAGTGACAAGAACAAGCCCAACGGCCAATACAGACTCCCCTCCACTAGAGAGGCAGTCATGGACTTCGTCCAGAATCTCCCAGTTCGCAAA GTTTCTGGCATAGGGAAGGTGAGTGAGAAGATGCTAAATGCTCTGGGCATCAGTAGCTGTTCTCATCTTGGCCAGCAGATGGGGTTGCTGTCGTTGTTGTTCTCGGAGACAGCCTGGCATCATCTTCTGCAGGTTTCTCTGGGTCTGGGCTCTACATTTATACCTAG acatgaagaaagaaaaagcatGAGTACAGAAAG GACATTTAAAGAACTGAGTAAAGTTGAGGAGCAGTTGTCTTTATGCAGGGAGCTCTGTGAAGACGTAGCAGAAGACATGAAGGAAGAAGGTCTAAAG GGTAAAACAGTAACACTGAAGCTTAAGAACGTGAGCTTTGAGGTAAAAACCAGGGCGCTGACGCTGCCGTATGCTGTTGCCACAGTGGATGAGATCTTTGCTGTTGCTAAGGACCTACTGAAAACGGAAATCGACAATGAAAGCCCCCAGCCACTCAGATTGAGGCTCATGG GTGTTAGAATCTCCGCCTTTGTCAGTTCGGATGATAAAAAGCCCCTGCAGAGGAGCATCATTGGCTTTCTTCAGCCAGGCAAGACAGACTCTAGTGGCTCTTCCCAAGGAATGAATCAAAAGCTTGATAAAGAGCATCTCTCCAATCACTCCTTCCAAACTGGGCCCCTTGCTTGTCTTCCCCTGGTGCAGAAGTGCCAGAGACAAGAGGAAGTTCCCCGCCAAACTTGTGATCAACCCAAACAGTCTTTCTTCCAAAGGGCTCATGCCAAGAGACTGCAACTCCAGGCAGCGAATGCAAGCACACAAGAGGAAGGACTTGGGGAGAAGGCTTTTGTGATTACTTACACAGACACTTGTGCTCAAAAGGGTGTAGAGTCATCAACAAAAGCGAACAAGAGTAACTGTACAGCATCAGATCTCTCAGAAAATGACTATGTCTCCCCCATAGAGGCCCATGCATCCACATCAGGATGTGGCGCCACAGTGTCGGAGAGCCTCACCTGTCCGGTGTGTTTTAGGCAGGTGGAGACGACTGATTTGAATGTCTTCAACAGACATATAGACCAGTGTCTCAGTGATGCCTCTATAAAGCCAAACCAATGGACAGTTTTTGACACAGAGTCAGATCTGGACCTAGAGAATCATCAGAAAGAATGTGAAGAAGTAGAGTCCAACAGAGTTCCTCCTCAGGAAGACCAACACAGCTTGGAAAACGATTCTCTTCAAACGGTTTTGTTGATCAATGGTGACAACAAAACGGCAACCTCGAGCCAGCCTCAGTCACATAATGATAAAGGCCCCATCCTCATCTGCCCAGTATGTCAGCTGTCCCAGGATAGTGATGACCTCACCATCTTCAACCACCACGTTGACCTCTGTCTGAACCGGGAGGTCCTACATGAGCTAGGCGGGCAGACGTTGTCTCCCATAAATCCACCTTCAGTTATAAATAGCAAGGCCTTAG ACAGAGGCCGTCTCCTGCCAACGCAAGCAAGTAAAGGCAAAACCAAAAG ACGGGACtcaccttcctctcctccttctaAGAAGGCTAAAGGCCTCGGTCCTCGCAACACCATCGACAAGTTCTTCAGGTGA
- the ankdd1b gene encoding ankyrin repeat and death domain-containing protein 1A, translating to MERRALALRAMIKKHRPKTENLDPRKWMKQETMRGFADFILNKDSDKETDNSFDNKEMLLDAEKQFMEAAKSNDVETMKTLGRGLNANAKNVDNRTALHYAVAGKNKEAVQLLLQRRVKVDQKDKYGVAPIHLAAWFGSLEILKLLVQAGAEQKVENTEGLNIMHCAAINNHTEIIEYIMNDLQMKELDKDDQSGHRAFALAAEHGCVEMMDTLTRPYNMDTMKPNKRGETPLHLAARNGHLDAVQSLLQSFDTRDEVNMDGETALYQAADNGQEQCVLALLEAGCDPNILTTAKCSALHPVAEKGDTALVQLLLDHNAHTDFQNQHLEAPIHLAVKKSHIPVIHSLLKAGCNINVTDKRSQTAIHLGAELARIDVVEMLLKSGLDLTLRDRQGKTALGVAVRADEVIIVDMIIKAERYYAWRKANTEPNESVHSEYALTFKLDHRYENKQLRSMAWHLAYELLKPGDWKRLAEHWGFTKEQVSAIEEQWTGQHSYQEHGNRMLLIWLHGEELAQKSLAKELYEGLILTGNRKAADKIRMEAESSSSKSCSIS from the exons ATGGAGAGAAGAGCTTTGGCTTTGAGGGCGATGATCAAGAAGCATCGTCCTAAAACAGAGAATTTGGACCCTCGAAAATGGATGAAACAGGAGACTATGAGGGGCTTTGCTGACTTTATACTGAACAAGGACTCTGACAAAGAAACAGACAACAGCTTTGACAACAAAGAGATGT TGTTGGATGCAGAGAAGCAGTTTATGGAAGCAGCTAAGAGCAATGACGTGGAGACCATGAAGACTCTTGGAAGAGGGCTGAATGCCAATGCAAAGAATGTG GATAACAGGACTGCCCTTCACTATGCAGTAGCTGGCAAAAACAAGGAAGCTGTGCAGCTTCTTCTGCAGCGGAGGGTCAAGGTGGACCAAAAAGACAAG TATGGTGTGGCACCCATTCATTTGGCTGCCTGGTTTGGCAGCTTGGAGATCCTGAAATTATTAGTGCAGGCTGGGGCTGAACAGAAGGTTGAGAACACG GAAGGACTGAACATCATGCATTGTGCTGCTATTAACAACCACACTGAAATTATAGAGTATATAATGAATGACCTGCAGATGAAAGAACTAGACAAAGATGACCAG TCAGGACACCGGGCATTTGCATTggcagcagagcatgggtgtgTTGAAATGATGGATACGCTGACTAGGCCATACAACATGGACACCATGAAGCCCAACAAG CGCGGGGAAACGCCCCTGCACTTAGCTGCCAGGAACGGCCACTTGGATGCCGTCCAATCGCTGCTGCAGAGCTTTGATACTCGGGATGAAGTCAATATG GATGGCGAGACAGCTCTGTACCAGGCTGCAGACAACGGTCAGGAACAATGTGTCCTGGCCCTGCTGGAGGCTGGCTGTGACCCCAACATTCTTACAACG GCCAAATGCAGTGCTCTCCATCCAGTTGCAGAAAAAGGAGACACCGCTCTTGTCCAACTCCTCTTAGATCACAATGCCCATACGGACTTCCAGAATCAG CACCTAGAGGCTCCTATCCACCTGGCAGTGAAGAAAAGTCACATCCCTGTCATCCATTCTCTACTGAAGGCTGGCTGCAACATTAATGTCACCGATAAG AGGTCCCAGACTGCTATTCATCTTGGTGCAGAGCTGGCTAGAATAGACGTCGTGGAAATGCTTCTTAAATCCGGGCTGGATCTGACACTCCGGGATAGG CAAGGTAAGACGGCTCTGGGTGTGGCAGTCAGAGCAGACGAGGTGATTATTGTGGACATGATCATCAAAGCAGAAAGATACTACGCCTGGAGGAAG GCCAACACAGAACCTAATGAGAGTGTTCACAGCGAGTATGCACTAACATTTAAACTCGACCACCGCTATGAGAACAAGCAGCTCCGCTCCATGGCCTGGCACCTGGCGTACGAGCTCCTGAAACCAGGAGACTGGAAAAGACTTGCAGAACACTGGGGCTTCACTAAGGAACAAGTGTCGGCCATCGAGGAGCAGTGGACAG GTCAACACAGTTATCAAGAGCATGGGAACAGGATGCTGCTGATCTGGCTCCACGGGGAGGAGTTGGCTCAGAAGAGCCTTGCTAAAGAACTCTACGAGGGCCTCATTCTCACAGGGAACAGGAAAGCTGCAG ATAAGATTCGGATGGAGGCAGAGAGTTCCAGCAGTAAGAGCTGCAGCATTTCATGA
- the poc5 gene encoding centrosomal protein POC5 isoform X1: MSSDEEEPTSPVLPKDSDAGSSVSSELQDEYEELLHYAVVTPKLDRLTSAHLQRLGTSHLSAEGRPSQRKDDTKSQCPADTATEAKDGRHSNSSVRSQVSPLLVEPSTRSRASHAEEMAGRSSSRASVLSNTPSDRLQTVSERSRPNSPPTFESTVTEMFISEENISKMENILDTWSNNLKTNVLTELRKWKLAFMEQHKLEMRKERERYADQTAGLRSELDSLKGLLHTYETSNQRKDEVIVNLSQVLDRQKEKLEKMRAFTHWRLQHTAAKEEAHAARVAQQHYNLQLKKKVWSGWQSLIQKHWKVKVEQACRARAEEVCTHLSTEYEAKLAEHCEAIEMGQAEIQRLRLERERYEESMKKAFMRGVCALNMEALGMFHTTEGRPEHHPVHDQHDNLPPQDEPGSATLAQLQPYPISSTRFSPVHFDRPDPSHSEVEDMVDSGAPVSRAETIPPTTVVHSSLPLGGTAIPHKQVSSRVVTASQQKPSKTVTARITARTDVGKAARSNLQVMGVAPPMTSVIVERHHPVTQLTIGQAMASKFPRPSQQGQSSTGGRSSSRTHTSTCQVHSIKVVD; the protein is encoded by the exons ATGTCCTCAGACGAAGAGGAACCGACCAGTCCTGTTCTGCCCAAGGACTCTGATGCAGGCAGCTCTGTCTCCTCTGAGCTTCAG GATGAGTATGAGGAGCTCCTCCACTATGCTGTGGTCACCCCTAAGCTTGACAGACTCACCAGTGCTCACTTGCAGCGGCTGGGCACCTCACATCTGTCTGCAGAGGGTCGGCCTTCCCAgagaaaagatgacacaaaaTCACAATGCCCAGCAG ATACTGCCACTGAAGCTAAAGATGGAAGGCATTCTAACAGTAGTGTGAGATCACAGGTCTCTCCCTTACTTGTTGAGCCCTCCACACGCTCAAGAGCCTCTCATG CTGAGGAGATGGCAGGTCGGTCATCTAGCAGGGCATCAGTGCTCTCAAACACTCCCTCAGACAGGTTACAGACAGTGTCTGAGAGGTCTAGGCCAAACAGCCCACCGACCTTCGAGTCCACTGTGACAGAGATGTTTATATCAGAGGAGAACATAAGCAAGATGGAGAACATTCTGGACACGTGGAGCAACAACCTGAAG ACAAATGTGCTGACTGAGCTCAGGAAGTGGAAGCTGGCCTTTATGGAGCAACACAAGCTGGAGATgcgaaaagagagggagaggtatgCAGACCAGACAGCTGGCCTGAGGTCAGAGCTAGACAGCCTGAAGGGGCTGCTACACACCTACGAGACTTCCAACCAGAGAAAAGATGAG GTGATTGTGAACCTGAGCCAGGTGCTGGACAGACAAAAGGAAAAGCTTGAAAAAATGAGGGCCTTCACCCACTGGAGACTCCAGCACACTGCTGCCAAAGAAGAG GCTCATGCTGCTCGGGTAGCGCAGCAGCACTACAATTTGCAGCTGAAGAAGAAGGTGTGGTCGGGCTGGCAGTCTCTGATCCAGAAACACTGGAAGGTCAAGGTGGAGCAGGCTTGTCGTGCAAGGGCTGAAGAGGTCTGCACCCACCTGTCTACAGAGTATGAGGCCAAGCTGGCAGAG CACTGTGAGGCTATAGAAATGGGCCAGGCAGAGATTCAAAGACTGCGACTTGAGCGAGAGCGCTATGAAGAATCTATGAAGAAAGCCTTCATGAGGGGCGTGTGTGCTCTCAACATGGAGGCTCTCGGCATGTTCCACACTACAGAGGGACGGCCGGAGCACCATCCAGTTCATGATCAGCATG ATAATCTGCCTCCCCAGGATGAGCCTGGCTCTGCTACATTGGCTCAACTTCAACCATATCCCATCTCTTCCACACGGTTCAGCCCAGTCCACTTTGACCGCCCGGACCCTTCCCACAGCGAAGTAGAGGATATG GTGGACTCTGGTGCCCCGGTGTCCAGGGCAGAAACGATCCCTCCCACTACAGTGGTGCACAGCTCACTGCCACTTGGGGGCACTGCAATTCCCCACAAACAG GTGAGCAGTCGTGTTGTCACAGCCAGTCAACAAAAACCCTCAAAGACTGTAACGGCTCGCATCACTGCACGTACTGACGTTGGTAAAGCTGCCCGCAGCAACCTCCAGGTGATGGGTGTGGCTCCGCCCATGACCTCTGTGATAGTTGAACGCCATCATCCTGTTACACAG CTGACCATCGGTCAGGCGATGGCTTCTAAGTTTCCCCGCCCCTCCCAGCAGGGCCAAAGCTCCACTGGAGGCAGAAGCTCCTCCAGAACACACACCAGCACATGCCAAGTACACTCCATCAAAGTAGTTGACTGA
- the poc5 gene encoding centrosomal protein POC5 isoform X2, which produces MSSDEEEPTSPVLPKDSDAGSSVSSELQDEYEELLHYAVVTPKLDRLTSAHLQRLGTSHLSAEGRPSQRKDDTKSQCPAAEEMAGRSSSRASVLSNTPSDRLQTVSERSRPNSPPTFESTVTEMFISEENISKMENILDTWSNNLKTNVLTELRKWKLAFMEQHKLEMRKERERYADQTAGLRSELDSLKGLLHTYETSNQRKDEVIVNLSQVLDRQKEKLEKMRAFTHWRLQHTAAKEEAHAARVAQQHYNLQLKKKVWSGWQSLIQKHWKVKVEQACRARAEEVCTHLSTEYEAKLAEHCEAIEMGQAEIQRLRLERERYEESMKKAFMRGVCALNMEALGMFHTTEGRPEHHPVHDQHDNLPPQDEPGSATLAQLQPYPISSTRFSPVHFDRPDPSHSEVEDMVDSGAPVSRAETIPPTTVVHSSLPLGGTAIPHKQVSSRVVTASQQKPSKTVTARITARTDVGKAARSNLQVMGVAPPMTSVIVERHHPVTQLTIGQAMASKFPRPSQQGQSSTGGRSSSRTHTSTCQVHSIKVVD; this is translated from the exons ATGTCCTCAGACGAAGAGGAACCGACCAGTCCTGTTCTGCCCAAGGACTCTGATGCAGGCAGCTCTGTCTCCTCTGAGCTTCAG GATGAGTATGAGGAGCTCCTCCACTATGCTGTGGTCACCCCTAAGCTTGACAGACTCACCAGTGCTCACTTGCAGCGGCTGGGCACCTCACATCTGTCTGCAGAGGGTCGGCCTTCCCAgagaaaagatgacacaaaaTCACAATGCCCAGCAG CTGAGGAGATGGCAGGTCGGTCATCTAGCAGGGCATCAGTGCTCTCAAACACTCCCTCAGACAGGTTACAGACAGTGTCTGAGAGGTCTAGGCCAAACAGCCCACCGACCTTCGAGTCCACTGTGACAGAGATGTTTATATCAGAGGAGAACATAAGCAAGATGGAGAACATTCTGGACACGTGGAGCAACAACCTGAAG ACAAATGTGCTGACTGAGCTCAGGAAGTGGAAGCTGGCCTTTATGGAGCAACACAAGCTGGAGATgcgaaaagagagggagaggtatgCAGACCAGACAGCTGGCCTGAGGTCAGAGCTAGACAGCCTGAAGGGGCTGCTACACACCTACGAGACTTCCAACCAGAGAAAAGATGAG GTGATTGTGAACCTGAGCCAGGTGCTGGACAGACAAAAGGAAAAGCTTGAAAAAATGAGGGCCTTCACCCACTGGAGACTCCAGCACACTGCTGCCAAAGAAGAG GCTCATGCTGCTCGGGTAGCGCAGCAGCACTACAATTTGCAGCTGAAGAAGAAGGTGTGGTCGGGCTGGCAGTCTCTGATCCAGAAACACTGGAAGGTCAAGGTGGAGCAGGCTTGTCGTGCAAGGGCTGAAGAGGTCTGCACCCACCTGTCTACAGAGTATGAGGCCAAGCTGGCAGAG CACTGTGAGGCTATAGAAATGGGCCAGGCAGAGATTCAAAGACTGCGACTTGAGCGAGAGCGCTATGAAGAATCTATGAAGAAAGCCTTCATGAGGGGCGTGTGTGCTCTCAACATGGAGGCTCTCGGCATGTTCCACACTACAGAGGGACGGCCGGAGCACCATCCAGTTCATGATCAGCATG ATAATCTGCCTCCCCAGGATGAGCCTGGCTCTGCTACATTGGCTCAACTTCAACCATATCCCATCTCTTCCACACGGTTCAGCCCAGTCCACTTTGACCGCCCGGACCCTTCCCACAGCGAAGTAGAGGATATG GTGGACTCTGGTGCCCCGGTGTCCAGGGCAGAAACGATCCCTCCCACTACAGTGGTGCACAGCTCACTGCCACTTGGGGGCACTGCAATTCCCCACAAACAG GTGAGCAGTCGTGTTGTCACAGCCAGTCAACAAAAACCCTCAAAGACTGTAACGGCTCGCATCACTGCACGTACTGACGTTGGTAAAGCTGCCCGCAGCAACCTCCAGGTGATGGGTGTGGCTCCGCCCATGACCTCTGTGATAGTTGAACGCCATCATCCTGTTACACAG CTGACCATCGGTCAGGCGATGGCTTCTAAGTTTCCCCGCCCCTCCCAGCAGGGCCAAAGCTCCACTGGAGGCAGAAGCTCCTCCAGAACACACACCAGCACATGCCAAGTACACTCCATCAAAGTAGTTGACTGA